In the genome of Streptomyces sp. V2I9, one region contains:
- a CDS encoding NAD-dependent malic enzyme — protein sequence MATAPSVSYSMTVRLEVPASGTAVSQLTTAVESSGGSVTGLDVTASGHEKLRIDVTIAASSTSHADEIVEGLRDIDGVVLGKVSDRTFLMHLGGKIEMASKHPIRNRDDLSMIYTPGVARVCMAIAENPEDARRLTIKRNSVAVVTDGSAVLGLGNIGPKAALPVMEGKAALFKRFAGIDAWPLCLDTQDTDAIVEIVKAIAPGFAGINLEDISAPRCFEIEARLREALDIPVFHDDQHGTAIVVLAALTNALRVVGKDIGDVRVVMSGAGAAGTAILKLLLAAGVKHAVVADIHGVVHADREDLVAADPDSPLRWIADNTNPEGVTGTLKQAVVGADVFIGVSAPNVLNGDDVAAMADGAIVFALANPDPEVDPAVARRTAAVVATGRSDFPNQINNVLVFPGVFRGLLDAQSRTVNTEMMLAAAGALADVVAEDEVNANYIIPSVFNDKVAGAVAGAVRAAAKAAGASATAPPAAV from the coding sequence ATGGCAACGGCGCCCAGCGTCTCGTACTCGATGACGGTCAGGCTGGAGGTGCCCGCGAGCGGCACCGCGGTCTCCCAGCTCACCACGGCCGTGGAGTCGTCCGGGGGCTCGGTCACCGGCCTCGACGTGACCGCGTCCGGCCACGAGAAGCTGCGGATCGACGTCACCATCGCCGCCTCCTCCACCTCGCACGCGGACGAGATCGTCGAAGGCCTGCGTGACATCGACGGTGTGGTGCTGGGGAAGGTCTCCGACCGTACGTTCCTCATGCACCTCGGCGGCAAGATCGAGATGGCGTCCAAGCACCCCATCCGCAACCGCGACGACCTCTCGATGATCTACACCCCCGGCGTCGCGCGGGTCTGCATGGCCATCGCGGAGAACCCCGAGGACGCGCGCCGCCTCACCATCAAGCGCAACTCCGTCGCAGTTGTGACGGACGGCTCCGCCGTGCTCGGCCTCGGCAACATCGGCCCGAAGGCCGCGCTGCCCGTCATGGAGGGCAAGGCCGCCCTCTTCAAGCGCTTCGCCGGCATCGACGCCTGGCCGCTCTGCCTGGACACCCAGGACACCGACGCGATCGTCGAGATCGTCAAGGCCATCGCCCCCGGCTTCGCCGGCATCAACCTGGAGGACATCTCCGCGCCGCGCTGCTTCGAGATCGAGGCCCGGCTGCGGGAGGCCCTCGACATCCCCGTCTTCCACGACGACCAGCACGGCACCGCGATCGTGGTGCTGGCCGCCCTCACCAACGCCCTGCGCGTGGTGGGCAAGGACATCGGGGACGTACGGGTCGTCATGTCCGGTGCGGGAGCGGCCGGTACGGCCATCCTGAAGCTGCTGCTCGCCGCGGGCGTCAAGCACGCGGTCGTCGCCGACATCCACGGAGTCGTGCACGCCGACCGTGAGGACCTGGTCGCCGCCGACCCGGACTCGCCGCTGCGCTGGATCGCCGACAACACCAACCCCGAGGGCGTCACCGGCACCCTCAAGCAGGCCGTTGTCGGCGCCGACGTCTTCATCGGCGTCTCCGCCCCGAACGTCCTGAACGGCGACGACGTGGCCGCGATGGCGGACGGAGCGATCGTGTTCGCGCTTGCGAACCCGGACCCCGAGGTCGATCCCGCGGTCGCCCGCCGCACGGCGGCGGTCGTCGCCACCGGCCGCTCCGACTTCCCCAACCAGATCAACAACGTGCTGGTCTTCCCGGGTGTCTTCCGCGGTCTGCTGGACGCCCAGTCCCGCACCGTCAACACGGAGATGATGCTCGCCGCGGCCGGCGCCCTCGCCGACGTGGTCGCCGAGGACGAGGTCAACGCGAACTACATCATCCCCTCCGTCTTCAACGACAAGGTCGCCGGCGCCGTCGCGGGCGCCGTCCGGGCCGCCGCGAAGGCCGCCGGCGCCTCCGCGACCGCCCCCCCGGCGGCGGTCTGA
- a CDS encoding UvrD-helicase domain-containing protein: MAAQDAAVESLRDREIGVEQEHLDRVYHRLEEKIDEAEFLMEDAVKRGQVGTPGALAERDAQVFRAGIHLNRLNSEFEDFLFGRIDLLLGKDGERGPDGAYTSVEPADDAVRDDATADIAETLHIGRIGVLDSDYAPLVIDWRAPAAAPFYRSTPKDPGRVVRRRVIRSKGRQVLGVEDDLMRPELTAFLGGEKLPVIGDGALMAALGQARSHTMRDIVSSIQAEQDLVIRAPAASVTEVTGGPGTGKTAVALHRAAYLLYQDRRRYAGGILIVSPTPLLVAYTEGVLPSLGEEGQVAIRAIGSLSDDAAGLEGATAYDEPAVARIKGSSRMLPVLRKAARGALEQGRPAAPRRETGQLSFGEEPEDGPATAAATPNRLRVVAFGGRIELEADELRRIRNNVLGGTAPVNLLRPRARKLLLDALWNKSSGRGRYTDPELAAELRSSFDEDVSTETPFLEFLDAWWPELTPRRVLAAMADERRLARWSRRVLNQGEARRLARSLRRLDAAGEGPLSVHDVALLDELQALLGTPARPRRKREADPLDQLTGLEELMPQREETQWERAERLAAERTEYAHVIVDEAQDLTPMQWRMVGRRGRHATWTVVGDPAQSSWSDPDEAAAARDEALGSRPRRRFTLTVNYRNPAEIAELAAKVLALAMPGMESPAAVRSTGVVPRFEPVRGGDLAATVREEAARLLAEVDGTVGVVVAMDRRAEARAWLAELGERVVALGSLEAKGLEYDATVVVSPAEIADESPAGLRVLYVALTRATQQLTVVSGERDLPDGNGVPDLLRD; this comes from the coding sequence GTGGCCGCGCAGGATGCCGCTGTCGAATCGCTGCGGGACCGGGAGATCGGTGTCGAACAGGAACATCTCGACCGTGTTTACCACCGCCTCGAAGAGAAGATCGACGAGGCGGAATTCCTCATGGAGGACGCCGTCAAGCGCGGCCAGGTCGGTACCCCCGGCGCGCTCGCGGAGCGGGACGCCCAGGTGTTCCGCGCGGGGATCCACCTCAACCGGCTGAACAGCGAGTTCGAGGACTTCCTGTTCGGGCGGATCGACCTGCTGCTCGGCAAGGACGGGGAGCGCGGTCCGGACGGCGCGTACACCTCCGTCGAGCCGGCCGACGACGCCGTGCGCGACGACGCCACCGCCGACATCGCCGAGACGCTCCACATCGGCCGGATCGGGGTCCTGGACTCCGACTACGCGCCGCTGGTGATCGACTGGCGCGCCCCGGCCGCCGCACCGTTCTACCGCTCCACCCCGAAGGATCCGGGCCGGGTCGTGCGCCGCCGGGTCATCCGCTCCAAGGGCCGCCAGGTCCTCGGGGTCGAGGACGACCTGATGCGCCCGGAACTGACGGCGTTCCTGGGGGGCGAGAAGCTGCCCGTCATCGGGGACGGCGCGCTGATGGCGGCCCTCGGCCAGGCCCGCAGCCACACCATGCGGGACATCGTCTCCTCCATCCAGGCCGAACAGGACCTGGTCATCCGGGCCCCCGCCGCCTCCGTCACCGAGGTCACCGGCGGCCCCGGCACCGGCAAGACCGCGGTCGCGCTGCACCGGGCCGCGTACCTGCTCTACCAGGACCGGCGGCGGTACGCGGGCGGCATCCTGATCGTCTCGCCGACCCCGCTCCTGGTCGCGTACACCGAAGGAGTGCTGCCCTCGCTCGGCGAGGAGGGCCAGGTCGCCATCCGTGCGATCGGCTCGCTCTCCGACGACGCGGCGGGCCTCGAAGGCGCCACCGCCTACGACGAACCGGCCGTCGCCCGGATCAAGGGCTCCTCCCGGATGCTCCCCGTGCTGCGCAAGGCGGCCCGAGGAGCGCTCGAACAGGGCCGGCCCGCCGCGCCCCGCCGGGAGACGGGGCAGCTCTCGTTCGGCGAGGAGCCCGAGGACGGTCCGGCCACCGCGGCCGCGACCCCGAACCGGCTGCGCGTGGTCGCCTTCGGGGGCCGGATCGAGCTGGAGGCCGACGAGCTGCGGCGCATCCGCAACAACGTGCTGGGCGGCACCGCCCCGGTCAACCTGCTGCGCCCGCGCGCCCGCAAACTGCTGCTGGACGCCCTGTGGAACAAGTCGTCCGGGCGCGGCCGCTACACCGATCCCGAACTCGCCGCCGAGCTGCGCTCGTCGTTCGACGAGGACGTCTCCACCGAGACCCCGTTCCTGGAGTTCCTGGACGCCTGGTGGCCCGAACTGACGCCGCGCCGGGTGCTGGCGGCGATGGCCGACGAGCGGCGGCTGGCCCGCTGGTCCCGGCGCGTCCTCAACCAGGGTGAGGCGCGCCGCCTGGCCCGGTCGCTGAGGCGGCTCGACGCGGCGGGCGAGGGCCCGCTCTCCGTGCACGACGTGGCGCTCCTGGACGAGCTCCAGGCGCTGCTCGGCACCCCGGCCCGGCCCCGGCGCAAGCGCGAGGCCGATCCGCTGGACCAGCTCACCGGTCTGGAGGAGCTGATGCCGCAGCGCGAGGAGACCCAGTGGGAGCGGGCCGAGCGGCTGGCGGCGGAGCGCACCGAGTACGCCCACGTCATCGTCGACGAGGCGCAGGACCTCACGCCGATGCAGTGGCGCATGGTCGGCCGCCGGGGCAGGCACGCCACCTGGACGGTCGTCGGCGACCCGGCCCAGTCGTCCTGGTCCGACCCGGACGAGGCCGCCGCCGCCCGAGACGAGGCGCTCGGCTCCCGGCCGCGCCGCCGCTTCACACTGACCGTCAACTACCGCAACCCGGCGGAGATCGCGGAGCTGGCCGCGAAGGTGCTGGCGCTGGCGATGCCGGGCATGGAGTCCCCGGCGGCGGTGCGCTCGACCGGGGTGGTGCCGCGCTTCGAGCCGGTACGCGGCGGGGACCTGGCCGCCACGGTCCGCGAGGAGGCCGCTCGGCTGCTCGCGGAGGTGGACGGCACGGTCGGCGTGGTCGTCGCGATGGACCGGCGCGCCGAGGCCCGCGCGTGGCTCGCGGAGCTGGGGGAGCGGGTCGTGGCGCTGGGCAGCCTGGAGGCCAAGGGCCTGGAGTACGACGCCACGGTGGTCGTCTCGCCCGCGGAGATCGCCGACGAGTCCCCGGCCGGCCTGCGGGTGCTGTACGTGGCGCTGACCCGCGCGACGCAGCAGCTCACGGTGGTCTCGGGGGAGCGGGACCTGCCGGACGGGAACGGGGTCCCGGACCTGCTGCGGGACTGA
- a CDS encoding anti-sigma factor: MSDQQWQPFGPRPSGHRTPSGPSRPPYTTGPAHPPGPRSPASTTGPANSPGPQGPYAWDPLRPPGPGRGAEPEGSEHDAAAAYVLGVLDDAQASAFEAHLAGCERCGAHLDEFAGLEPMLAMLSEAPAAVPGARPVPHVPGKPAPRLLGGLMEEVAHRRSRRSRYLVAAAAALIVGGPVAAFAVSSGDDRGGGAPATAGERPGPGGPAENAFFQDMTEKVSATDPATGVGATVGMEEKAWGTRTVLELKNVEGPRKCTLVAVSRTGEEETVTSWSVPPWGYGIEGSADPAAKAPLYVHGGAAMDREDIARFEVRTFDGERLVEIGA; encoded by the coding sequence ATGAGCGACCAGCAGTGGCAGCCGTTCGGGCCCCGGCCCTCCGGCCACCGCACGCCGTCCGGTCCCTCACGTCCCCCGTACACCACGGGCCCCGCGCACCCGCCCGGCCCGCGGAGTCCCGCGTCCACCACGGGCCCCGCCAACTCGCCCGGCCCGCAGGGGCCGTACGCCTGGGACCCCCTGCGCCCGCCCGGTCCCGGACGCGGCGCGGAGCCCGAGGGGTCCGAACACGACGCGGCCGCCGCGTACGTCCTGGGCGTCCTCGACGACGCGCAGGCGAGCGCCTTCGAGGCCCATCTCGCGGGCTGCGAGCGGTGCGGGGCGCACCTCGACGAGTTCGCCGGACTGGAGCCGATGCTCGCGATGCTCTCCGAGGCCCCGGCCGCCGTACCCGGCGCCCGCCCCGTACCGCACGTGCCCGGAAAGCCCGCGCCCCGGCTGCTCGGCGGACTGATGGAGGAGGTCGCGCACCGCCGCTCCCGCCGCAGCCGGTACCTGGTCGCCGCCGCCGCGGCGCTGATCGTCGGCGGCCCGGTCGCCGCGTTCGCCGTCAGCTCGGGCGACGACCGCGGCGGCGGCGCCCCGGCGACCGCCGGGGAGCGGCCGGGACCCGGCGGCCCGGCCGAGAACGCCTTCTTCCAGGACATGACGGAGAAGGTCTCCGCGACCGACCCCGCCACCGGCGTCGGCGCGACGGTCGGCATGGAGGAGAAGGCGTGGGGCACCCGCACGGTCCTGGAGCTGAAGAACGTCGAGGGACCGCGGAAGTGCACCCTGGTGGCCGTCTCCCGGACCGGTGAGGAGGAGACCGTCACGTCCTGGTCCGTGCCGCCGTGGGGGTACGGCATCGAGGGCTCGGCCGACCCCGCTGCGAAGGCCCCGCTGTACGTCCACGGCGGGGCGGCGATGGACCGCGAGGACATCGCCCGCTTCGAGGTGCGGACCTTCGACGGGGAGCGGCTGGTGGAGATCGGGGCCTGA
- a CDS encoding GNAT family N-acetyltransferase, whose protein sequence is MDHEGEAPVGEVDGSTALRGGGLLLRRWRAEDLPALLRAHDDPAMRRWLATRVSGPDGAADWLEAQRTGWAAGTRFGFAVTEAGRADRPGGAPEDGGPGAGPGGELLGNIVLKRPDPLNGTAEVGYWTTAPARGRGVASRALTVLTDWAFTRFAASGLTRLELLHQVDNAASCRVAEKCGYALARVIPALPPDHPLEGHVHARQAPGAALSRSAGRRAAAAGTGGGRATGR, encoded by the coding sequence ATGGATCACGAGGGGGAGGCGCCCGTGGGCGAGGTCGACGGAAGCACGGCGCTCCGCGGCGGCGGTCTGCTGCTGCGCCGGTGGCGCGCGGAGGATCTGCCCGCGCTGCTGCGGGCGCACGACGATCCGGCGATGCGGCGGTGGCTGGCCACCAGGGTCTCCGGACCGGACGGGGCGGCCGACTGGCTGGAGGCGCAGCGTACGGGGTGGGCGGCAGGCACGCGCTTCGGCTTCGCCGTGACGGAAGCCGGGCGCGCGGACAGGCCGGGCGGCGCTCCGGAGGATGGTGGGCCTGGCGCCGGTCCCGGTGGTGAACTGCTCGGCAACATCGTGCTGAAGCGGCCGGACCCGCTGAACGGCACTGCGGAGGTGGGCTATTGGACGACGGCCCCGGCACGCGGCCGGGGCGTGGCGTCACGGGCGCTGACGGTACTGACCGACTGGGCGTTCACCCGGTTCGCCGCATCGGGCCTGACGCGGCTGGAGTTGCTGCACCAGGTGGACAACGCGGCCTCGTGCCGGGTGGCGGAGAAGTGCGGGTACGCGCTGGCGCGGGTGATCCCGGCGCTGCCGCCCGACCATCCGCTGGAGGGCCACGTGCACGCGCGGCAGGCCCCCGGAGCGGCGCTCAGCCGATCGGCGGGTCGTCGTGCAGCAGCCGCTGGAACAGGTGGTGGTCGCGCCACCGGCCGTTGA
- a CDS encoding GNAT family N-acetyltransferase has translation MNDRSRLLAPDVTFRPAELADAPSFAAALTRNRASMRRWEPVRPASFYSVEGQAARLTALLAERDAGRAVPWVLADAEERVIGAFTLSAVERGPFRNGRLGYWVDADHAGRGLATAAVGAVCDAARDRLGLHRVEAATVTDNAASQRVLAKAGFERTGTAPGYLHINGRWRDHHLFQRLLHDDPPIG, from the coding sequence ATGAACGATCGCAGCCGCCTGCTCGCCCCCGACGTCACCTTCCGGCCCGCCGAACTCGCGGACGCGCCCTCCTTCGCCGCGGCCCTCACCCGCAACCGCGCGTCCATGCGCCGCTGGGAGCCGGTGCGCCCCGCGTCCTTCTACTCCGTCGAGGGCCAGGCCGCGCGGCTCACCGCGCTGCTGGCCGAACGGGACGCCGGACGGGCTGTGCCCTGGGTGCTCGCGGACGCCGAGGAACGGGTGATCGGTGCGTTCACGCTCTCCGCCGTCGAGCGGGGCCCCTTCCGCAACGGCCGTCTCGGCTACTGGGTCGACGCGGACCACGCCGGACGCGGGCTGGCCACCGCCGCCGTCGGGGCGGTCTGCGACGCGGCCCGCGACCGACTGGGCCTGCACCGCGTCGAGGCGGCGACGGTCACCGACAACGCCGCGTCCCAACGGGTGCTCGCCAAGGCCGGGTTCGAGCGGACCGGCACCGCGCCGGGCTATCTGCACATCAACGGCCGGTGGCGCGACCACCACCTGTTCCAGCGGCTGCTGCACGACGACCCGCCGATCGGCTGA
- a CDS encoding uroporphyrinogen-III synthase, with protein MQDDDTAHGPLAGFTVGVTAARRAEELGTLLRRRGAAVLHAPALRIVPLADDSELLDATKELIDNAPDVALATTAIGFRGWIEAADGWGIGDALLETLRAAELLARGPKVKGAIRAAGLSETWSPASESMAEVLDRLLAEGVAGRRIALQLHGEPLPGFVESLTAAGAEVVVVPVYRWMPPQDIAPLDRMLDVTAARGLDAITFTSAPAAASFLDRAEARGLLPEVLGALRDDVLVACVGPVTALPLQARSIPTLQPERFRLGPLVQLLCARLPATAPVLPVGGHRVEIRGHAVLVDDELRAVPPAGMALLHALARRPGWVVARADLLRALPGSGTDEHAVETAMARLRAALGVPRLIQTVVKRGYRLALDPASDTKYGR; from the coding sequence ATGCAGGACGACGACACAGCGCACGGCCCCCTCGCGGGCTTCACCGTCGGGGTGACCGCGGCCCGCCGCGCCGAGGAGCTGGGCACCCTGCTCCGCCGCCGCGGAGCCGCCGTCCTGCACGCCCCGGCGCTGCGGATCGTGCCGCTCGCGGACGACAGCGAACTCCTCGACGCCACCAAGGAGTTGATCGACAACGCCCCGGACGTGGCCCTCGCCACCACCGCGATCGGCTTCCGCGGCTGGATCGAGGCCGCCGACGGCTGGGGCATCGGCGACGCCCTCCTGGAGACGCTGCGCGCGGCCGAACTCCTCGCCCGCGGCCCCAAGGTCAAGGGCGCCATCCGAGCCGCCGGACTGTCCGAGACCTGGTCACCCGCCTCCGAATCGATGGCCGAGGTCCTCGACCGCCTCCTCGCCGAAGGCGTCGCCGGCCGCCGGATCGCCCTCCAGCTCCACGGCGAACCGCTCCCCGGATTCGTGGAATCCCTGACGGCCGCCGGCGCGGAGGTCGTCGTCGTCCCCGTCTACCGCTGGATGCCCCCGCAGGACATCGCCCCGCTCGACCGGATGCTCGACGTCACGGCCGCGCGGGGCCTGGACGCCATCACCTTCACCAGCGCCCCCGCCGCCGCCTCCTTCCTGGACCGCGCCGAGGCACGCGGCCTGCTCCCGGAAGTGCTCGGGGCGCTGCGCGACGACGTCCTGGTCGCCTGCGTCGGACCGGTCACCGCTCTGCCGCTCCAGGCCCGGAGCATCCCGACCCTCCAGCCGGAACGCTTCCGGCTCGGCCCCCTCGTCCAGCTGCTCTGCGCCCGGCTCCCGGCGACGGCGCCGGTCCTGCCGGTCGGCGGCCACCGGGTCGAGATCCGGGGCCACGCCGTCCTCGTCGACGACGAACTGCGCGCGGTGCCGCCGGCCGGCATGGCCCTCCTGCACGCTCTGGCCCGCCGCCCCGGCTGGGTGGTGGCCCGCGCCGACCTGCTGCGGGCCCTGCCCGGCAGCGGCACCGACGAGCACGCGGTGGAGACGGCGATGGCCCGCCTCCGCGCGGCGCTGGGCGTGCCCCGGCTGATCCAGACGGTCGTCAAACGCGGCTACCGGCTGGCGCTGGACCCGGCGTCCGACACGAAGTACGGGCGGTGA
- a CDS encoding NarK/NasA family nitrate transporter — protein MAGRWIETWEPEDTAFWRETGERVARRNLWFSVLSEHIGFSVWTLWSVMVLFMGPEYGIDPAGKFFLISTATLVGALVRVPYTFAVARFGGRNWTVFSAVALLVPTLAAFRVMEPGTSYGTFLAVAALTGIGGGNFASSMTNINAFFPLRKKGWALGLNAGGGNIGVPVVQLVGLLVIGTLGASHPRIVLGVYLPLIVVAAVCAALYMDNLRPVTNDTGAVLEAVRDRHTWIMAVLYIGTFGSFIGYSFAFGLVLQTQFGRTPLQAASLTFVGPLLGSLIRPLGGRLADRYGGARITLAAFAATAAATGVVIHASGTASLPVFLAGFTALFVLTGLGNGSTYKMIPGIFHTKALARGLDAEAAAAHGRRLSGAAMGLIGAVGALGGLAINLAFRQSFQAYGTGTAAFWSFLAFYGVCSALTWAVYLRRPALVPARSRLGYAEV, from the coding sequence ATGGCAGGCCGTTGGATCGAGACCTGGGAGCCGGAGGACACCGCGTTCTGGCGGGAGACGGGCGAACGCGTCGCCCGCCGCAACCTGTGGTTCTCCGTACTCTCCGAGCACATCGGATTCTCCGTCTGGACCCTGTGGTCGGTGATGGTCCTGTTCATGGGACCGGAGTACGGTATCGACCCGGCCGGGAAGTTCTTCCTCATCTCCACCGCCACTCTCGTCGGGGCGCTGGTGCGGGTGCCGTACACCTTCGCCGTCGCTCGGTTCGGCGGCCGCAACTGGACCGTGTTCAGCGCGGTGGCCCTGCTCGTCCCGACCCTGGCCGCCTTCCGGGTGATGGAACCCGGCACCTCGTACGGCACGTTCCTCGCGGTCGCCGCGCTCACCGGGATCGGCGGCGGCAACTTCGCCTCGTCGATGACCAACATCAACGCCTTCTTCCCGCTGCGGAAGAAGGGCTGGGCGCTCGGTCTGAACGCGGGCGGCGGCAACATCGGCGTCCCCGTCGTCCAACTCGTCGGCCTGCTCGTCATCGGCACCCTGGGCGCCTCGCACCCCCGGATCGTCCTCGGCGTCTACCTCCCGCTGATCGTCGTCGCCGCCGTCTGCGCCGCCCTGTACATGGACAACCTCCGGCCCGTGACCAACGACACCGGGGCGGTGCTGGAGGCCGTCCGCGACCGGCACACCTGGATCATGGCCGTCCTCTACATCGGCACGTTCGGCTCGTTCATCGGCTACAGCTTCGCCTTCGGCCTGGTCCTCCAGACCCAGTTCGGCCGCACCCCGCTCCAGGCCGCCTCGCTCACCTTCGTCGGCCCGCTGCTGGGCTCCCTGATCCGGCCGCTGGGCGGCCGGCTCGCCGACCGGTACGGCGGCGCGCGCATCACCCTGGCCGCGTTCGCCGCGACGGCCGCCGCCACCGGCGTCGTCATCCACGCCTCCGGCACCGCCTCGCTGCCCGTCTTCCTCGCCGGCTTCACCGCCCTGTTCGTCCTGACGGGCCTCGGCAACGGATCGACGTACAAGATGATCCCCGGCATCTTCCACACCAAGGCACTGGCCCGCGGCCTCGACGCCGAGGCGGCCGCCGCCCACGGACGGCGGCTCTCCGGTGCGGCGATGGGGCTGATCGGGGCGGTCGGCGCGCTCGGCGGCCTGGCCATCAACCTCGCCTTCCGCCAGTCCTTCCAGGCGTACGGCACCGGAACCGCGGCCTTCTGGTCCTTCCTCGCCTTCTACGGGGTGTGCTCCGCCCTCACCTGGGCGGTATACCTTCGTCGCCCGGCCCTCGTGCCCGCGCGGAGCCGCCTCGGTTACGCCGAGGTGTAG
- a CDS encoding acyltransferase family protein, translating into MTAPPRPAPAPTAPGPVVPTPPAVGAHPVRDRYFDLLRALALFRVVLYHLTGWAWLPLVLPSMGIMFALAGTLMARSLKRPAVQVIRGRLRRLLPPLWLLGAIGVTGMVAQGWGPDAEGHPGWWWQHLAYWVLPLSDPPYADDVAGIDGFLGESWPEDLAGPLWYIRAYLWFVLFSPLILRGLRRLPWPTLLAPLVLAVVLRLELFSATDRLDSAITDFSTFGACWVLGMAHQEGVLKRLPAYVVPSVAPLFAGAGLWWAAHEGFRSGYDLDSIPLAQALWSFGCVLLLLHHSPSWTAWPRRLRALDRPVTLLNSRAVTVYLWHNVCILTAATLYDRLWSVDALGENVPWLLESWIPVLLITWALIALCVLAFGWAEDLAAGRRPRLRPDGRP; encoded by the coding sequence ATGACCGCTCCGCCCCGCCCCGCGCCCGCCCCCACCGCACCGGGTCCCGTGGTCCCGACGCCGCCCGCCGTCGGCGCGCACCCCGTCCGCGACCGGTACTTCGACCTGCTGCGGGCCCTCGCCCTCTTCCGGGTCGTCCTCTACCACCTCACCGGCTGGGCCTGGCTGCCCCTCGTCCTCCCCTCCATGGGCATCATGTTCGCCCTGGCCGGGACGCTGATGGCCCGCTCGCTGAAACGGCCCGCCGTCCAGGTGATCCGCGGCCGCCTCCGCCGGCTGCTGCCGCCGCTGTGGCTGCTCGGCGCGATCGGCGTCACCGGCATGGTCGCCCAGGGGTGGGGCCCCGACGCCGAGGGCCACCCCGGCTGGTGGTGGCAGCACCTGGCGTACTGGGTGCTGCCGCTCAGCGACCCGCCGTACGCGGACGACGTGGCGGGCATCGACGGATTCCTCGGCGAGAGCTGGCCCGAGGACCTGGCCGGGCCGCTCTGGTACATCCGCGCCTACCTCTGGTTCGTGCTGTTCTCCCCGCTGATCCTGCGCGGTCTGCGGCGGCTGCCCTGGCCGACGCTGCTCGCCCCCCTCGTGCTGGCCGTCGTGCTGCGGCTGGAGCTGTTCTCCGCCACCGACCGCCTCGACTCCGCCATCACCGACTTCTCCACCTTCGGCGCCTGCTGGGTCCTCGGCATGGCCCACCAGGAAGGCGTCCTGAAGCGGCTCCCCGCCTACGTCGTGCCCTCGGTCGCCCCGCTCTTCGCGGGCGCCGGGCTGTGGTGGGCGGCCCACGAGGGGTTCCGCAGCGGCTACGACCTGGACTCCATCCCGCTCGCCCAGGCCCTCTGGTCCTTCGGCTGCGTGCTGCTCCTGCTGCACCACAGCCCCTCCTGGACCGCGTGGCCGCGGCGGCTGCGGGCCCTCGACCGGCCGGTCACCCTGCTCAACTCGCGTGCGGTGACCGTCTACCTCTGGCACAACGTCTGCATCCTGACCGCCGCCACGCTCTACGACCGGCTCTGGTCCGTGGACGCCCTCGGCGAGAACGTCCCCTGGCTCCTGGAGAGCTGGATACCGGTCCTCCTGATCACCTGGGCCCTCATCGCGCTCTGCGTCCTCGCCTTCGGCTGGGCCGAGGACCTCGCCGCCGGGCGCCGCCCGCGACTTCGGCCCGACGGCCGGCCGTAG